The genomic interval GGATTACCTGGTGGCTAAAGAATGAATGGATTAAATCTTCTGGTAGTTCCAGCTTGCTGTTACCAATTGTTCCGGGAGTGATATAAACCGGAATACGATATTTTTTCGCCATTACAGTTAAACCACGGATGTGGTCACCATGTTCGTGCGAGATGAAGATAGCTTTCACCTTGCCCATAGATAAACCCAGACGCAGCATCCGTTTTTCGGTTTCCCGGCAGGATATTCCGGCGTCGATCAGTACGGCCTCCTGTGCATTACCTACGTAATAACAATTGCCATTACTGCCAGAATTTATCGAGGTAATAAAAAGGGGATTACAACCCATTTGCTCGTACGGTAATTTCTGCAATATCTAATACCTGGACATTTTGATTCTGATCTTTCATTTTAACACCATCACTAAGCATAGTCATACAGAAAGGACAACCTGCTGCAATAATACTTGGATTAGTTTCCAATGCTTCTTCTATTCTCTCGATATTGATGTCTTTGTTTCCTTTTTCTGGTTCTTTGAACATCTGCGCACCACCTGCACCGCAGCAAAGACCATTAGACTTGCAACGTTTCATTTCCACCAGTTGTGCATCCAGAACCTCTAATGCTTTTCTGGGTGCTTCATATATACCATTACCACGGCCTAAATAGCAAGGGTCATGATAAGTGATTTTTTTACCTTTAAAACTTTCGCCTCCTTCAGCTTTCAGCTTGCCCTCGTTGATCAGGTCCTGAATCAGCTGAGTATGGTGAATAACTTCATAATTACCACCTAAACCCGGATATTCATTTTTGATGGTATTGAAGCAATGCGGACAGCCAGTTACGATTTTTTTGATATGGTAACCATTCAATACCTCGATATTGGTCATCGCCTGCATCTGGAACAGGAATTCATTTCCAGCACGTTTAGCAGGATCGCCTGTACAGCTTTCCTCTGTTCCCAATACGGCATATTTAATGCCTACATGGTGAAGGATTTTGCAAATATCCCGGGTTGTTTTTTGTGCGCGTTCATCATAACTACCTGCACAGCCTACCCAGAATAAAATTTCAGGTTCTTCACCCCTGGCAATCATTTCTGCCATAGTAGGCACTTCTATATTTAGTTTCTCGCTCATTATTCAGCTTGAGTAATAGATTAAAATTTAACTTTCTTTTGCCCAGTTCAAACGATCTGCCGGAGAATATTTCCATGGCGCACCATTGTTTTCAATGTTTCCAAGCATCGCATTGATACTTGCAGGAGCCTGAGACTCTTCCATTACCGCATACCTTCTCAGGTCTGTAATAATTGCAAGAGGATCTATATTGATAGGACAAGCCTCTACACAAGCATTACAGCTT from Pedobacter sp. WC2423 carries:
- a CDS encoding (Fe-S)-binding protein; this translates as MSEKLNIEVPTMAEMIARGEEPEILFWVGCAGSYDERAQKTTRDICKILHHVGIKYAVLGTEESCTGDPAKRAGNEFLFQMQAMTNIEVLNGYHIKKIVTGCPHCFNTIKNEYPGLGGNYEVIHHTQLIQDLINEGKLKAEGGESFKGKKITYHDPCYLGRGNGIYEAPRKALEVLDAQLVEMKRCKSNGLCCGAGGAQMFKEPEKGNKDINIERIEEALETNPSIIAAGCPFCMTMLSDGVKMKDQNQNVQVLDIAEITVRANGL